Genomic segment of Eupeodes corollae chromosome 2, idEupCoro1.1, whole genome shotgun sequence:
TATGCACCAATGGAAAAATACCAAACAAGCCAAACGATCAAACACCAATTAGTACAATTCAATATACAAGGACAACAAAAGTATTAATACAAAGTCAACAATGGAAAAATACCAGAGTCCAGACAAGCCGaactattaaatataaattagtaAGAACACATCCTTGGATAACAGATGAATTTATTTGTCAAACTTTATAAAGCAAAGCAAAGGACACTTCATTTAAGTCAGTGAATAAGTTCGCAACACATATTTTTCGAGAAGCCCAACTATTACATCGATCGGGGCGgaacacatacatatatgaacacttttatgctggttTAGATTTATTTTCGTGGTTTTAAATCAtatacattaaaatatttttttaagtcaattagGAATCTTAAGACATTGTTACCATTTATGTAATTAGAttaagtttgaataaataaaataaagtttttttttatcaattggcCTTAGGCAccaaataatcaaaataaattgtaaaagaaTGTTGGGAAACAATAATAGGTCCTAAGTCTTTAATAAAGTTGTAAGGTCAATGATTTAATTGCATAATTGAATAAGAAAATGTGAGTTTCCTGGAAAAAAAGATCGCGTCACACTTTTTGACATTCAACTTAAGGATATTGATGTATCACCAATTTGGTAGGGAATCAATGTCAGATTGCATAAGGTGACAATATCCGTGttttttacacgaataacaaaaacaatatccgaaGTATAAacactaccgataaaagttaaagtagaatcttactaagGATGTGTTTTTGACATATATACGAGTCTCAAATGGATCTTAGGTGATTTTGTTcccaaatgttggtacgattgatattgcatttgtatctcgatggctgtgttcgttgagtagttgtgcaatcatgtgttttccattgggggaaaaaatcaatctgttgatattattttattatgtttccACTAAAAGTTTATATCAGTTTAgatcaaataaatctttttggtgttaccaccgcacaagaagatataaaaatcattaagtttgacagcactttctaaaatgcaaatggtgtttcgatgtttcttatgaagtgcaagtgagattgtttgattcttgttaaacaatgaagaactgaatagttcagcaccgtATGAGATTATGCTATCTTCTCcatgttcattttgtttttaatttgattaaaacaaaactttattttaatgcattatctgtaaaaccctCCACATAgggttttcttcacaaattttgactcatTTTAACTCGATTCAGATACATATAGAATTGAGGTGAGCTTCAtactcgcttcaacaccacatgttaatgtagtagtctatgaATAAACTCcaccttgaagcaattgttaaatgagcttttttttataaaatctcaatttctagatgttttattaacatttcttcttgcaaattgtccattttattagtttagttAGGTTTTTTtgctaaagttaattttaacttttgattttcataaaattttcttgTATTTGTGTTCTTTcacttgtaccaatttttaaataaaaaaatctggcTGCTgtcgatgcgttttcttggaaattttctACTATAGTATatgaggtgccttagtggaaacacctaccccctctctcgtttgctgcccccaacaactttccacttgtgtcctcttgaatgcaaatgtctaccatttgaacatcacacctaattcacacaggactgtaactGTAAAAAACACGGGTAAGTAACCCAACtcgaaacttttaaaaatcatttcaaatcgTCCTCATAAAATAAGCATTCTATTAAACATCGAGACAGTATTATTAACGAACATTATGAAAGGGAGAAGATCTAGGTGgctaccttggggaacacctgatGAACACTGAATTTCCTTTGAGTATGTATCTCTAACTTTAACTTGTTGTGTTCCGCAAGATAAATATGACAATAACCAACGAAGAAAGTGAGAATGAAAActaaaatctcaagtttttcaGAAGTGGGTAGTGGTTTACAGAATCAAAGACTTTACTAAAGTCAGGGTATACCAATGGCCAATTCAGGGGGTCGGGGATGTCGTAGGGGTTATGAcgtgggagataatttgtttgtttttttttcaaaggaattcactttaattcaaaactaatcgtattgcgttaatgggcATGACCCCtattataatttgaattattaattttttgtttatgtttacaaaatttgtatatttctttcttaaacgttgttgctaaaagtacaaCTTTCAACTGAAGACTGGACcaagaaaataatatgaatcggattttcagccctattccaaaagcacagcacaaattcaccaacttttgaccaatggacgatccaggaaggggggggggggggcatATGAGCCATAAGGCTTATACGgtcaagttgtataagtaaagatttcatttagggatttgttagtaatttaacgacgtTCACCAAAAAactgtttgctgtcaaaaacaactcaaatttttgttttcactaaatttagaatttgaaaaaaactttaatcatgcttaaattatttttataaaatttgcttctaagaaaaagagaaaatattcaggttctttaGAGGAACATATTGTATAAGAaatcatcaatttaaaaatatgtgatgtttttaaaacattctttaaattttgtatttttaatttggcttctttctataagaaaaacatattttgatattgctccagaagggcaCCCCTcacaaaaaccttaatttttcttaaggtttctcaagaactaatagaacgatttcaataatcttctttttctgtgcaagctcttgtcgatgatcaaatttatgatgatttttgatgatcaaaaatgattttttttttataatttaaaaaaaattaatttgtttacaaaactcaataacgaaatttaaatgtaaaatgtaaatctataagcactttatttagtgcttgccaaaaatatttttaagacaaaatgatttatttttaaatcttgaaatatgtataagaaatttttttgaacagaCATTTTGGAAGACAATAAGCAGTTTTAGCGAACTATTCGTGCATTttacttctttcaaaattgattttgtgttgaatataaaaaattaaataaataaaaaaataaataaatctactgtTGAAGCGAATtagctttggatgctctagaactaagATCCAtaaacgaatttcaataatattaatgtcccaacagcaaaagtgacacttttgttaaacttatgggtgattgaaaaatataatgaacgtttcatatttattgatataaaagctttgaatctcttgagagacacacaaacgtttcttcttaacttatttgtttaccttaattagttttattttattttttttaagataaattatgttcttatATGCACCTATATCAAATTCAAGAACCGAGCATTTTTCTGTCTAcaatttcaaagttaaattgACTCCTTTAAGGTCAAAATAAGGGTATGCAGattgatagcgatagtaataacaGACTCACGAAAATAGAGTCCGAAAAAACTGCGCCAAAAAAAGACCGTcagttcttcatatcagatcatCTCTCTTGAATTATcgtagcgttcttcgcattaatagaaatggaaacaagaaaagcatattttatttttctaaaaaaagctacgtttcaaaacaattgctGCATGAAATGCACCAAACACCctttaaactattgtgttttagctcttaaatatggcatattaaaaaactattggaatcttggaatgcatTCATATGTAGGGAATCATCCAAGTTGACTAGTTAGACTATTCCTTTGCTGGataacagtgttctaaaataatttgataactataGTTGCCATAATTATTGAAATCTGTAAATGcaaggttaagatacacattatgttatttaaattttgctaaCCTCCTTTATAAAACactaaagaacatttttaagcggttaGTAAAAAAACTCATTGAAGTGTGTGACTTAAGCTTAGTTTTCAGAGAGCTtacatataattttcattttctgaaCCTGGTTCATGAATTGGTACCAATTAAGAATGTTTCCATTCttcaataacttcccatccagtctgtcgattcgtcttgcttaaaagtttgtaggttttcgtgtcgggttaaaaaaagttgttagttgaattattcttaaatattttaaaatcaacaacaatattttccatataaaaaatagtttagtttgaaaatagatttttacaaatttttactaatttaatatttcttaaatttttacaaattggatttaATTCAACCAaggggtcttgagttcaatccctgcctgcgccacctaacttttttcaagagtaattcttgtcatgaaaaagtgctttctcaaattagccgtacggattcagcatataaactgtaggtccctttcatccctgagaacattactcacacacaggaatggttgagagttgtaagtcactaggccctggttcttcatggactgttgcaccacccaatttatttattttttttacatatattattcgcaataaaaaaaacaaattggtacTCTTGCCTTTTAACATTTCATTTACTTTAAGGTTAAGTTTATAACATTTAAGGGGTAGTTAACTTATGTGCAATACGCAATaccaatacaaaatttggttAACATTTTAACTTTGAGTCAAAATCTTTTTCACAGcatatttcatgcattttttaagaaaattaaaagcttAACATTTTGGATTTAAACTGCAATTGTACAGATAATGAAAGCCTACTTTAAGTCAAAAATTGGCTAACGGAGgttgtgtttaaaattttcttgttgAATGTATCAACATACGAACTTCaccaattattttcttttaagaattgaatttcattcaaattgGTGGCAAGGAGattttatcataatttttgttatatccAAGAAAACTATTTGGGGAACTCCtgatttatgtttaatttatgttaaccaatattttttaaacaaaatatatctttGTCTATTCCCTGCAAATTAATATGCAGAATAGTTTTTCCAAAACCTGTAACTCATAAGATGTAGAAAAAATGAAGTactttcattttattgtttataaatgtatttttcctGAAGGTTATCAATCAACTGAAAAGTAAAGAATCTACGATCAATTCTCAAATTTTGCTTGCATAACACCAGGCAAGTTAAATGCATAgtaatttaaagcttttatcgATTCAGTGGGGTGAACTTTTTTAAGCTTGGGTTTAAGATTCACGACGCAGAGCCTAAGCATATACTACTTATTTTTCGTATATTCTTCTTATTTCTAATCgtagtttgaaattaaattttgaaataagaaaaaccgTTAATAGAATTTCAGTATTGTTATAATAAATGTCAAGATAGAAGTTTTTAAGTACAGAAAATTAACTTCCACCCGAGTCTATACTGTACCATTTCCactcaaaatttaaagataacATTTGAAGTATGTcatttaaatacatatgtacttcAAAAATACTGGTATTTGTCTttgtaaataaatcatttttttgttagaaaaatgtttacaagaaaaagatatattgatatatttaactttttaatactaacatacaaattataaaaagaaattaaccaAAAACGAATGACAACGAACAATGACTAACTAACCTTGTCTTATGTCCATAAGTCAATTTTCGATAATCGTTAGCACAGAAAAGTAAAATGAATAGAACTGCCAAGCTTAAGTTTAAacttgttaatttaatttaagctaTTGCTGACGAAAAGACTGTTAAACTCTAACAGGCTAGTCATTTGGGCTCTTTCTGTACTCCATACAATGTGTCAATGTTAAATCTGTTAGGAATAAGTTCTAGCGTTATGTACAGTACACATCTTTTTCAACAGAACACACAGAACTATGCTTGTATAGTTTTTAGCCTTTTCTTACTTATGGCTCCTTAGTACTAAGTTCATAGCAACTTTATGAGGAACTAAAAACATTATGCAAAAaacgtttctttaattttgcttatagtttaatttttaatttttgttttcttaatattatatacatatgaagTTCAAAGAACGTATTCAGTGACGCctgtatttaagttttcttacaaCCTTATACCTGTATCCATCATTAGCGAGAACGGTCTCAGGCTCAAAGACAGCACTGGTTGGTGGCAAGTACTCTTGGGAAGGAGCAAACGACTGTTGAACTGGTGGAAGGTATTCGTTGGAAGGCAATTCATTGACATCACGACGATGACGGTATTTCAACCTGCGAACAGTCTTGTAACGGTAACCGTCATCAGCGAGAACGGTCTCAGGCTCAAAGACAGCACTGGTTGGTGGCAAGTACTCTTGGGAAGGAGCAAACGACTGTTGAACTGGTGGAAGGTATTCGTTGGAAGGCAATTCATTGACATCACGACGATGACGGTATTTCAACCTGCGAACAGTCTTGTAACGGTAACCGTCATCAGCGAGAACGGTCTCAGGCTCAAAGACGGCACTGGTTGGTGGCAAGTACTCTTGGGAAGGAGCAAAGGATTGTTGAACTGGTGGAAGGTATTCGTTGGAAGGCAATTCATTGACATCACGACGATGACGGTATTTCAACCTGCGAACAGTCTTGTAACGGTAACCGTCATCAGCGAGAACGGTCTCAGGCTCAAAGACGGCACTAGTTGGTGGCAAGTACTCTTGGGAAGGAGCAAAGGATTGTTGAACTGGTGGAAGGTATTCGTTGGATGGCAATTCATTGACATCACGACGATGACGGTATTTCAACCTGCGAACAGTCTTGTAACGGTATCCATCGTCGGCCAAAATGCCAGATGGTTCGTTTCCAAGTGGAGGCAAGTATTCGTTGCTGGGCAATGACAATGTACTTTCCAATGGTGGAAGATACTCATTTGATATTTGTTCAGCAACAGTACAGGCCGCAATTGCCAAGAGTACAACAAagaatttctgaaaaatattttttttttagaatttaaaacctttaagtaaatattacaaacaatttatttaccaTCTTGGTGTTTTTTCCTTCAAGAAGAACCAAAACTAAAATGATGTTCAAGTAAAGTAACTTGTATTTATACAACCcttagaataatattttaagcagTCTGgcattttcattttaacttcACAACTTAAGCAAAGTTGCTTCGactggttttaaaataaaatctaaaattgaaatattatcaAACCTTTTTTCTAGCACCCACGGGCAAGTAAATAATATCCGTAGGCTTTTAATTACGTAACGTATAAGGGTGTGTCTCAAGTTACTAACTTATAATAtaagaatattataaaaacaaaaataaactggcAAATAATTTAGTTTACGGATTCTAAAAATTATCGTAGAAGAATCTAAGATTCGATTTTGgtggaataaataaattttaatagtatcgtatttctaaattaattaaaaaggtGAGTGGTACCACGATAcatgaattaataataaatttggtatcatcattttctttaaaatatgtaaatataagaAACACACAGAAGAACAGGATTTTCAACTTTTgctattcaaattaaaatcatttcatgtaaataaaacaaaaacaaagtgaTGTTCCAAATAGAATGTTATATCTTTTTGTTCGCGATGGAAACTAGTTATGTGTGGTTTAGTGTCCTATCCTTgtttatatattctttttatacATTGTTATTACTTGCGATATGAAGACACTATGCTTATATGTATGTCTAAttggatttgtaaaaaaattcgaactctCGTTTTTAATCAAGCATGACATAACGATAgcagaaaagtcgaaaaaagtgggtccttcAAAACCGAcagatttcataaaatttttttttaatttttttcttaacttggcttctttaaacaaacaaaaaataaaaagttttttattactCCAGAAgaacagttattttgtttttaagttttcttaatgcaccaatttcaataattttctccACAAACTCTTATACTGCCTTTATAATatttgatgttcaaaaatttcattattttttgtttgaattgttaatattaaaacatatatttattaGCAGGGTCCTCTTTAGACTTTTGGGAGCCCTGGAACCAATAggatttttttatgatttcataTTTCATATTAAATGTGGCACGCGAGCTTCATACTAATTTTCGTTGCATTAAGTCTTTATAATTAGCATGCGGATTCTGAATTTTGGCACACgcttcaaatttatcaaaatttctcccttagatcatttataaaagaaCATAGCAAATTGGCAGCAACGTCAAtcgttactgttttttttttaacgaattctttctaatattgtgctccaaatttctgttaaaatgaggacaagttttgacattttcttttgCTTGCAAACCAGAATATTTTCCCGACATATTAGACGAACCGTCATAGTTTGGCTTGCACAATCCTCTATTGAATAATGATGATtttccagaaatgtcaaaattgtgtCAGCCAAATATTCAGATTTATGCTCTTGAATagttatacattttaagaactttacgatgttaacacaatttttaacataccGAATTACAAACGTCTAAGGGTGTACTGTCAACACTTGTGCAGAACTATATGTTCACAGCGTGTTCAGGTATATGATTAAGGATTCATGCTGCCAGAAGTTTAAGATAAGTTTAAGGAAGGAGAATTTCAACGGAACGGAGCGTAAAATGAAACTTGTTTTTCTGTTACTGTCTACTACACTTATTTCGTTTTCGATATAATTCTTGtataaattcattcattttgagTCAGTGGATTCGGGGCCAAATAATTGCGGGGCCCTGGGTCCTGTTTTTTAGAGGATATAAGTTAttcaaagatactttttcagaagaatcttcCGGCTGCCGGCTTGATttcccaacgaagaagggattcatcaacaccaaaagcaagcattttcgataagagagcttggtgtcaaactctatcaaatgctttcgaaatatcaagtgcaataatcttactttttccaaaacgatgtaaagatttgttccactgttcggtgagataaaccatgagatcaccagtggacctattacaacgaaagccatattgccggtcattaagaagcttccgttcttcaagatatttcttaagctgataattaatcagcgtttccatgaccttggaaagaagggaacTGAGTGCTACTGGAAAATAGTTCAGGGGGGCGAATCATCTGCCTTTTTTAAGGACACGCTGTACAAatactgttttccatccgctcggaaagagacctgtagagtagaaaagatggaaaaagcttacgcactggttttgccagcgttgaagaacaactcttcagaacaatagggggaatactatccgggccagcggatttgtgtatgtcaaggtttCTCAGttctcttgcaactgcacgagtgcgaaagaagattcgtcccatagaatcgtttacacTCTCCGATAGCGtcgaattaaaacaaaatctgctgcaagcaaattggctttatcgatCGAACTCACaaagggagtgtcattgtggacgagcattggaaccgaggatgacgtggtgtttcgtacgttttttacaacttaatgtctggtcatgcaaaaatttggtttgtcGAAAGTGccgttacaagtctttctagattatttgaacttattccggtttttctcagtggggttggctttataaatcccgaaacttacatctctgatcccaattacctctttacagctcgaatcaaaccatgtgTTCTCTTTAGGTTCGATatattttaccctattcgggataaaatttctcgttccacaaagaattaaatttgtaactatATCTGCGCttgaatccacgtcactatcgaggaatcatagtgaccagttaaagttcctgaagaattcattgagaccgccCCAGTTatctttctcatattgccaaacggttctcgtagtagttttttctttaactgagtttttttgacatgaattttgcagatacgatgcaatggtctgatgtgcctagaggcggtaaaacactgattgtgtatttattagggttaggggtaagaaacaagtctagggtgttggcgaattgacctgcaacgtcagggattcgagttggctcatcggcAAGCTGAGTAAATTGATTTAACTCTGTGCTCTAACAGAAACAttaacttcatgtggttaaacacaaactaaaacttcacacagagcatcaaattcgttaaaaggtGAAGTTCTGTCTAGATTttgacttcgatataaaaagcATGTGTGGATGATGTGCCTATGTACCGTAAATTTCaaccacatgaagttaaagtttgtgttagagcacaaaccatattgtggctgaAGTTGGTacgcaacatcatttcttatatatacggcTAATCCATGCttgttagtttttgtttctattgtaaattattatctatctatgttattataaaaaaaaatggaatgtattcaaattttgttatacagataataatgcagaaagtagtgtttttattttatgtcagtaatcataaaatttgattaagatatataaaatattttccaaaatctaTTGTTACTTAAATACTATTGCttagaataaaatttaagatacCTATTGAATAATTCTacagttaaatattttaactcatATTTCCAATTATATACATTAaatacattctttaaaaaactgACTACAGCTCTTATTGATTCGACTAAAATAGTTtgggaatttttaaaattaattttaaatgtgtaaatttaaaataaaaaaaaaactatagtttttaCAAAGCTATCAAATCAATGCAttcgataaattaaaaaaatacgaaatgaagaatacaaaaagaggctgagatgcgacccacactgataactacccATGCCATCGTCGATTTGTCtgactttttaactttaacaaaatattcataacaatattttgagtagcataaataaattagatccatatttttctttgttctcctaatacttgagtcgaaaaccgtTTTTATcagctttttgttgtttttataggttttcgtgttttgttaaaaaaattgtcagttgatttttttttctgaaaaaattgaaattacctacaatatttttcatatcataaaacagtttgattttaaaatttgttttgctatCGAGATTgttaatcgaaaatcaatttctacaaatcttagtttttatttcttatgttaacaaatacagattagatttttctacGACAATTTAGCACAAAGTGATATCATTTATTaacgagatatcaagaatcaaacaaacatttttcgtactatttttgtagatcttaaattttatgaaaaaactggttgtcgggtttttataaaaatgttactgaatgtcgaac
This window contains:
- the LOC129946426 gene encoding uncharacterized protein LOC129946426 is translated as MKFFVVLLAIAACTVAEQISNEYLPPLESTLSLPSNEYLPPLGNEPSGILADDGYRYKTVRRLKYRHRRDVNELPSNEYLPPVQQSFAPSQEYLPPTSAVFEPETVLADDGYRYKTVRRLKYRHRRDVNELPSNEYLPPVQQSFAPSQEYLPPTSAVFEPETVLADDGYRYKTVRRLKYRHRRDVNELPSNEYLPPVQQSFAPSQEYLPPTSAVFEPETVLADDGYRYKTVRRLKYRHRRDVNELPSNEYLPPVQQSFAPSQEYLPPTSAVFEPETVLANDGYRYKVVRKLKYRRH